From Bacillus sp. FSL K6-3431, the proteins below share one genomic window:
- a CDS encoding MurR/RpiR family transcriptional regulator, with translation MGISGITLLKQMLPNLSQSEQKIAKFIIENPNNAIRMTAKEIGQASNSSNAGIVRLSKSLGLSGWQELKLLLASDRIKDEAIEIREVSKNEKASNIISKIANNTMSTIEQTKKITSEEDIEVVTKIMYQSKRIHFYGIGASYIVSLDAMHKWSKVNKQCSAMTDLHLLMSLIANAEQDDLLFLISFSGETSEVLKLAKAAKESGIKIVTLTKYSKNKLVKYADVNLYSSATEEFIYPTAYTTSRINQLFVIDILFFNYVSKYYEESIRAIDNSRTILQKHI, from the coding sequence TTGGGAATAAGCGGGATAACGTTACTAAAGCAAATGTTACCAAACCTATCTCAGTCAGAACAAAAAATAGCCAAATTTATTATTGAGAATCCTAATAACGCTATTCGAATGACAGCTAAAGAGATTGGACAAGCTTCCAATTCTAGTAATGCAGGGATTGTACGCTTATCTAAGTCTCTTGGCTTGTCAGGGTGGCAAGAACTAAAATTGCTTTTGGCAAGCGACCGTATTAAGGATGAAGCGATCGAAATTCGTGAAGTATCCAAAAATGAGAAAGCCAGTAATATTATAAGTAAAATAGCAAACAACACCATGTCGACGATTGAGCAAACAAAAAAGATAACAAGTGAAGAAGATATTGAAGTTGTTACCAAAATAATGTATCAATCGAAACGAATTCACTTTTATGGAATCGGTGCTTCTTATATAGTCTCACTAGATGCTATGCATAAATGGTCGAAAGTGAATAAACAATGCAGTGCAATGACGGATTTGCATTTATTAATGAGTTTAATAGCAAATGCTGAACAAGATGATTTATTATTCCTTATTTCATTTTCAGGAGAAACGAGCGAAGTATTAAAGCTAGCTAAGGCTGCAAAAGAGAGCGGTATCAAGATTGTTACGTTAACAAAATATTCCAAAAATAAACTAGTGAAATATGCAGATGTAAACCTGTATTCCTCAGCAACGGAAGAATTTATATATCCAACGGCATATACAACATCCAGAATTAATCAGCTATTTGTCATTGATATTTTATTTTTTAATTATGTTTCTAAATATTACGAGGAATCCATTAGAGCTATAGATAATAGTAGAACTATACTTCAAAAACACATATAA
- a CDS encoding PTS transporter subunit EIIC — MAKEIYDLVGGKRNIDSSFSCMTRLRIKLIDEDLVDLDNLKQVEGVIGVVQADTLQVIIGPGKVNKVKEEFEKIIEKDTDEGEIDLKSIAKENKTNLRNKQKNPVQAFIRRLANVFVPIIPALVASGLITGLSKAIPQILASTMGIDITQNTIILILQVIGSVLFTYLAIVVGFNTAKEFGGTPSLGAIAGGLIINPAIANISIFGEELVPGNGGIVSVLLSVAFMSYLEKNIRKKVPASLDIIITPTITFLITGLLTYIVIMPAGGFIAEGITAMFMGLLDVGGIFTGFILGATFLPLLATGLHQGFFPFHLELINQTGNDPLFTIQAMGGCGQVGAAIAILVKTRKRKLKKAIGGALPVGFLGIGEPLLYGVTLPLGRPFLTACLGAGVGGAVIAYFEVASTSIGVAGLSLFPLIDNGVTGMLGYAAGVATAYGCGFLFTYFFGFNETMTEQFKD, encoded by the coding sequence ATGGCCAAAGAAATATACGATTTAGTTGGTGGAAAAAGGAATATTGATTCCTCCTTTAGTTGTATGACCCGATTACGAATTAAATTAATAGATGAGGATCTTGTTGACTTAGATAACTTAAAGCAAGTCGAAGGAGTTATTGGTGTTGTTCAAGCAGATACACTTCAGGTTATAATTGGACCCGGAAAAGTGAATAAAGTAAAAGAAGAATTTGAGAAAATAATTGAAAAAGATACCGATGAAGGGGAAATTGACTTAAAAAGTATCGCTAAAGAGAATAAAACCAATCTTCGAAATAAGCAAAAAAACCCAGTTCAAGCGTTTATTCGTCGTTTAGCAAATGTATTTGTTCCAATAATTCCGGCGCTTGTTGCATCTGGATTAATTACAGGTTTATCTAAAGCGATTCCACAAATATTAGCTAGTACAATGGGAATCGATATTACCCAAAATACTATTATTTTGATTCTTCAAGTGATTGGATCAGTCCTATTTACTTACTTAGCGATCGTGGTTGGTTTTAATACAGCGAAAGAATTCGGTGGAACACCTTCCTTAGGAGCAATTGCTGGTGGACTAATCATAAATCCCGCAATTGCAAATATTAGTATATTTGGAGAAGAATTAGTGCCAGGTAATGGTGGTATTGTAAGTGTCCTATTGTCTGTTGCATTCATGTCTTACTTGGAAAAAAATATTCGCAAAAAAGTCCCTGCTTCATTAGATATTATTATTACTCCTACTATTACCTTTTTAATAACTGGATTACTTACGTATATTGTTATTATGCCTGCAGGTGGGTTTATTGCCGAAGGTATAACAGCTATGTTTATGGGATTACTCGATGTTGGTGGTATTTTTACCGGATTTATATTGGGAGCAACCTTTTTACCACTGTTAGCAACAGGCCTACATCAAGGTTTTTTCCCATTCCACTTAGAGTTGATTAATCAGACGGGAAATGATCCTCTTTTTACCATTCAAGCAATGGGTGGTTGTGGTCAAGTAGGGGCAGCAATAGCTATCTTAGTAAAAACAAGAAAACGAAAATTAAAGAAAGCAATTGGCGGTGCATTGCCGGTTGGATTCTTAGGTATTGGCGAACCATTATTGTACGGGGTAACATTACCTTTAGGTAGACCATTCTTAACAGCTTGTTTGGGAGCCGGAGTTGGTGGGGCTGTGATTGCTTATTTCGAGGTTGCTTCAACTTCTATCGGAGTTGCGGGGTTATCCCTTTTCCCGCTAATCGATAACGGGGTAACTGGTATGCTTGGATATGCAGCTGGTGTAGCAACAGCATATGGATGTGGGTTTTTATTTACCTATTTCTTTGGTTTTAACGAAACAATGACAGAGCAGTTTAAAGACTAA
- a CDS encoding alpha-glucosidase/alpha-galactosidase, translating into MSFKIAFIGAGSIGFTRGLLRDLLSVPEFHNIEVAFTDINEQNLNMVTQLCQRDINENGLNVKIHPTVDRRAAFKDAKYIFSVVRIGGLEAFQTDVDIPLKYGIDQCVGDTLCAGGIMYGQRGIQEMLNICKDIREVADPDCLLLNYANPMAMITWACNKYGGVRTIGLCHGVQGGHRQIGKALGLEKNEVDIICAGINHQTWYISVKHNGKDMTGELLDAFENHPEFSKTEKVRIDMLRRFGYYSTESNGHLSEYLPWYRKRPEEINEWIDLGTWINGETGGYLRVCTEGRNWFETDFPNWLKEKAMEYKQENRSEEHGSYIVEGLETGRVYRGHFNIVNNGVISNLPDDAIIEAPGYVDRNGINMPQVGELPLGPAAVCNVSISVQRLAVEAAVSGDDFLLRQAMMMDPLTGAVCNPKEIWQMTDELLVAQEKWLPQYSEAIAEAKQRLASDDLIPTKDYKGAARLKVKTVEEMAEDRDAASKNAGEADKAKERPSVVQ; encoded by the coding sequence ATGTCATTTAAAATCGCGTTTATTGGTGCGGGAAGTATTGGATTTACGAGAGGCCTTTTACGAGATCTGCTTTCGGTACCCGAGTTTCATAATATTGAAGTAGCTTTTACAGACATTAATGAACAGAATTTGAATATGGTTACACAGCTTTGTCAGAGGGATATTAATGAAAACGGTTTAAATGTAAAAATTCATCCTACAGTTGATCGAAGAGCAGCATTTAAAGATGCAAAATACATCTTTTCCGTTGTTCGCATTGGGGGACTAGAAGCTTTTCAAACGGATGTTGATATCCCTTTGAAATACGGAATTGACCAATGCGTTGGTGATACTTTATGTGCTGGTGGCATTATGTATGGGCAACGCGGTATTCAAGAGATGTTAAATATTTGCAAGGATATCAGAGAGGTAGCTGACCCAGACTGTTTATTGCTCAATTATGCCAATCCAATGGCAATGATTACTTGGGCTTGCAATAAATATGGCGGCGTCAGAACGATTGGCCTATGTCATGGCGTACAAGGCGGTCATCGGCAAATTGGGAAGGCACTTGGTCTAGAAAAGAACGAAGTTGACATTATTTGTGCCGGTATCAATCATCAAACATGGTATATTAGCGTAAAACATAATGGGAAAGATATGACGGGTGAATTATTGGATGCCTTTGAAAACCATCCTGAATTCAGCAAAACGGAAAAGGTTCGCATCGATATGTTGAGAAGATTTGGCTATTATAGCACAGAATCCAATGGGCATTTAAGTGAATATCTACCATGGTATAGAAAAAGACCGGAAGAGATCAATGAGTGGATTGATTTAGGCACTTGGATTAATGGAGAAACAGGCGGTTATCTTAGGGTTTGCACGGAAGGTAGAAACTGGTTCGAAACAGATTTTCCAAATTGGTTGAAGGAAAAAGCAATGGAATACAAACAGGAAAATCGCAGTGAAGAACATGGTTCATATATTGTCGAAGGGCTTGAAACTGGCCGTGTTTATCGAGGTCACTTCAATATTGTGAATAATGGTGTGATTTCAAATCTACCGGATGATGCGATTATTGAAGCGCCTGGATATGTAGATCGAAATGGAATCAATATGCCGCAAGTGGGAGAATTACCTCTCGGCCCGGCAGCTGTGTGTAATGTGAGTATTTCTGTGCAGAGACTTGCAGTAGAAGCAGCAGTTTCTGGAGATGACTTTTTACTGCGTCAAGCGATGATGATGGACCCACTTACAGGAGCTGTCTGTAACCCTAAAGAAATATGGCAAATGACAGATGAACTACTTGTAGCTCAAGAAAAGTGGCTACCGCAATATAGCGAAGCGATCGCAGAAGCGAAACAACGATTGGCTTCAGATGATTTAATCCCTACAAAAGACTATAAAGGTGCGGCCCGTCTTAAAGTGAAGACTGTAGAAGAAATGGCTGAGGATAGAGATGCCGCAAGTAAAAATGCAGGGGAAGCCGACAAGGCGAAAGAGCGGCCTTCAGTAGTGCAATAA
- a CDS encoding DUF4129 domain-containing protein, which yields MSRQRDLLITFFQGVVEYLLLFPFILIIGILVVASSLWAWLLSLLVLFVIGILFKTLIPNQKWWISAGFSLAIGVFSSLIFYEQLLFWILLAIIHPVFIYRGMMYASHSWGNLISTGFMWFGGFIIYFISYFLFRYVEKLHPYMTPFTVCGAIVIVLILFISNSDHLKSATLSKQSKPMISRAIKSQNRLFLTITIALIAVVTNGQMIRDALMNGIKAFIRWILGFGTGTEGEQVTEQAPPPASMDLGLEPGEPSAFAKFLEVIVTYIFYVFLIFAAIAILLLIVKKTRMWIKRAFRALILFLQQIGNRVMEREESGQYIDEKESVFDWQEWKKEQQDKAKGFVQNIFKREPRWESLSNQQKVRFVYRNFLLQQLKTITYKSTKTPRETLQELKPNVAMDEDKIEKLRDAYEQTRYGEKDIGDDKIKEIYSLMKEK from the coding sequence ATGTCAAGGCAAAGAGACCTACTCATAACGTTTTTCCAAGGTGTGGTTGAATATCTTCTGCTTTTCCCATTCATTCTGATCATAGGTATTTTAGTTGTAGCTTCATCATTATGGGCTTGGCTTTTAAGTTTACTCGTTTTGTTTGTCATTGGCATTTTGTTTAAAACATTAATACCAAATCAGAAATGGTGGATATCCGCTGGTTTTTCGCTTGCAATTGGTGTTTTCTCTAGTCTGATTTTTTATGAACAGTTGTTATTTTGGATTTTACTAGCAATAATCCATCCCGTCTTTATTTATCGAGGTATGATGTATGCAAGCCATTCCTGGGGCAACCTTATATCGACTGGATTCATGTGGTTTGGCGGATTCATTATCTATTTCATTAGTTACTTCCTTTTCCGCTATGTGGAAAAGCTTCATCCATATATGACACCCTTCACAGTATGCGGGGCGATTGTCATTGTGCTAATCCTATTTATTTCTAATAGTGATCATCTGAAGTCTGCAACACTATCAAAACAGAGCAAGCCAATGATTAGTCGGGCAATTAAAAGTCAAAATCGGCTATTTCTTACTATTACAATTGCGCTAATTGCGGTGGTAACAAATGGTCAAATGATTCGCGATGCTTTAATGAACGGAATAAAAGCGTTTATTCGGTGGATTCTTGGATTTGGCACTGGAACTGAGGGCGAGCAGGTGACGGAACAGGCTCCACCGCCAGCATCGATGGATCTTGGTCTGGAACCTGGGGAACCATCAGCATTCGCGAAATTTCTCGAAGTCATTGTGACTTATATATTTTATGTGTTTTTAATTTTTGCTGCTATTGCAATCTTACTTCTAATTGTAAAGAAAACTAGGATGTGGATAAAAAGGGCATTTCGTGCGCTTATTCTTTTTCTCCAACAAATAGGGAACAGGGTAATGGAACGGGAGGAATCAGGTCAATATATTGATGAAAAAGAAAGTGTTTTTGATTGGCAGGAATGGAAAAAGGAGCAGCAAGACAAAGCAAAAGGATTTGTACAAAATATATTTAAGCGTGAACCACGTTGGGAGTCGCTTTCTAATCAACAAAAAGTACGCTTTGTTTATCGGAATTTTTTATTACAACAATTAAAAACAATCACTTATAAATCTACTAAAACTCCGCGGGAAACATTGCAGGAATTAAAGCCAAATGTAGCGATGGATGAGGACAAAATCGAGAAGCTAAGAGATGCTTACGAGCAAACAAGATATGGAGAAAAGGATATTGGCGATGATAAAATAAAAGAGATCTATTCGTTAATGAAGGAAAAATAA
- a CDS encoding AraC family transcriptional regulator: protein MSISSLFQHELLEDNYHAKVNAYYFKQWKAYEMAYHEHKDVEIMYVIDGKCLVKTLTESILLKKGDFILLDSHVPHRLIVDSGQLCRMLNVEFSFIHKESHFPSIKEIANENSALTQFLKIKRSFIVLKDSNEIYHTLKNLVLESDKKEKDKGVMVQLLLAQLLIQIARLGVEDQEVQKENQLVNVYVNQATEFLHYNYDCDIKVSDVGKAVNLHPGYLHRIFKKLIGSTIMEYLTTLRIEKAKMLLKDTEIPIIEIAQYVGINSSQYFSQLFKKHTKKTPIDYRGLFKSDIQKYRES, encoded by the coding sequence GTGAGTATTTCCAGTTTATTTCAACATGAGTTATTAGAAGACAATTATCATGCCAAAGTGAATGCTTATTATTTTAAACAATGGAAAGCTTATGAAATGGCCTATCATGAACATAAAGATGTGGAAATAATGTATGTGATAGATGGAAAATGTCTTGTCAAGACATTAACGGAGTCTATTTTACTTAAAAAAGGCGATTTTATATTGCTTGATTCACATGTGCCACATCGATTAATTGTTGATTCAGGACAACTTTGCAGAATGTTAAATGTTGAGTTTTCTTTTATTCATAAAGAAAGTCACTTTCCTTCTATTAAAGAGATTGCAAATGAAAATAGTGCATTAACGCAATTTCTAAAGATAAAGAGATCATTTATCGTCTTGAAAGATTCAAATGAGATCTATCACACACTCAAGAATTTAGTGCTTGAGAGTGATAAAAAAGAAAAAGATAAAGGCGTAATGGTTCAGCTACTATTAGCTCAACTCCTGATTCAGATTGCTAGATTAGGTGTAGAGGATCAAGAAGTCCAAAAGGAAAATCAGCTTGTAAATGTTTATGTAAACCAGGCAACTGAGTTTCTTCATTATAATTATGATTGTGATATTAAAGTGAGTGATGTTGGAAAAGCAGTAAATTTGCATCCAGGTTATCTTCACAGGATTTTCAAGAAGTTGATTGGCAGCACGATAATGGAGTACTTAACAACACTTAGAATAGAAAAGGCAAAAATGTTATTAAAAGATACAGAGATACCAATCATTGAAATAGCTCAATATGTTGGTATTAACAGCAGTCAATACTTCAGTCAACTGTTTAAAAAGCATACAAAAAAAACGCCTATTGATTATAGGGGATTATTTAAAAGTGATATCCAAAAATATCGAGAAAGTTAG
- a CDS encoding AAA family ATPase: MNLTTIKDLADEIKQNVQQVIIGKDEKIDLLLVALISSGHVLLEDVPGTGKTLLAKSIAQSLSCSCKRIQFTPDLLPSDITGINFYNQKIGEFEFRSGPIFSNIVLADEINRATPRTQSSLLECMEEQQATIDGETHSLEGPFMVIATQNPLESQGTFPLPEAQMDRFLLKLDLGYPTKEEGIAILKRFKENNPLHKLESVAGRSEILAARRLFSQVYVSDDMLSYMMEIIEKTRTHEHIELGVSPRGSQALLKAVQVYAVLKGREYVIPDDVKAMIKPVLGHRLILAHTMRLRENQVEVLLDEILDQVTVPAEELMLKGSR, encoded by the coding sequence ATGAATTTAACGACGATCAAGGATTTAGCCGACGAGATAAAACAGAATGTTCAACAAGTCATTATTGGAAAAGATGAAAAGATTGATCTATTGCTTGTTGCACTTATTTCATCAGGACATGTGCTGCTTGAAGATGTTCCTGGAACAGGAAAAACATTATTGGCGAAGTCGATCGCACAATCTTTATCCTGCTCTTGCAAGCGCATCCAATTCACTCCTGATTTATTACCATCGGATATAACTGGGATTAATTTTTATAATCAAAAAATCGGCGAATTTGAATTTCGATCTGGGCCAATATTTTCCAATATTGTCCTGGCAGATGAAATCAATCGTGCAACCCCAAGAACGCAATCGAGTTTACTTGAGTGTATGGAGGAACAACAGGCGACGATTGATGGTGAAACCCATTCTTTAGAAGGGCCATTTATGGTCATTGCGACGCAAAATCCATTAGAGAGTCAAGGCACTTTTCCTTTACCAGAGGCACAGATGGATCGTTTCCTGTTAAAACTTGATTTAGGTTATCCTACTAAAGAGGAAGGGATAGCAATTTTAAAGCGGTTTAAAGAGAATAATCCGCTTCATAAGTTGGAATCTGTTGCTGGCAGGTCTGAAATTTTAGCAGCCCGACGTTTATTCTCGCAAGTATATGTGAGTGATGACATGTTAAGCTATATGATGGAAATAATTGAAAAGACGAGGACACATGAACATATAGAATTGGGTGTTAGCCCGCGTGGAAGTCAAGCCTTGTTAAAAGCTGTTCAAGTATATGCAGTATTAAAAGGTAGAGAATATGTGATTCCAGATGATGTTAAAGCAATGATTAAGCCTGTATTGGGGCATCGACTCATTCTAGCTCACACGATGAGACTAAGGGAAAATCAAGTTGAGGTTCTTCTTGATGAAATCCTTGATCAAGTTACCGTTCCAGCGGAAGAATTGATGTTGAAAGGATCGAGGTGA
- the murQ gene encoding N-acetylmuramic acid 6-phosphate etherase: MTLEKLITEQRNENSMNLDSLSTIQMITLINEEDKKVAVAVEKELLAIGEVIDVIVNQLSQGGRLIYIGAGTSGRVGIVDSVECKPTFGTINDEVIGIIAGGKAALINAQEGSEDSEEDAIHDLKSIQLSQKDCLIGIAASGRTPYVVSAITYANQLGATTIALSSNKGCYIGKKAKMKIEVETGSEVLTGSTRMKAATAHKMVLNMISTGSMVKLGKVYENLMVDVQITNEKLYKRALSILKNCLDIEEQEAKELLEAAKKEVKTAIIMKIKQMGYEQAKAALLRHDNHIRNVLRKE, from the coding sequence ATGACACTAGAAAAATTAATTACAGAACAAAGAAACGAAAATTCCATGAACTTAGATTCTCTCTCGACGATTCAAATGATTACGTTAATCAATGAGGAAGATAAAAAGGTAGCAGTAGCTGTTGAAAAAGAGCTACTAGCTATCGGAGAGGTGATTGATGTTATTGTCAATCAATTAAGTCAAGGTGGACGACTTATATACATTGGTGCAGGTACTAGTGGAAGAGTTGGAATTGTTGATTCTGTTGAATGCAAGCCAACGTTTGGTACCATTAATGATGAAGTGATAGGTATTATTGCAGGTGGAAAAGCAGCCTTGATTAATGCACAAGAGGGTTCGGAGGATAGCGAAGAGGATGCCATTCATGATTTGAAATCCATCCAATTAAGTCAAAAGGATTGTCTTATCGGTATAGCCGCAAGTGGTAGAACACCTTATGTCGTAAGCGCGATCACATATGCTAATCAATTGGGAGCAACAACCATTGCATTATCCTCTAACAAAGGGTGTTATATTGGAAAAAAGGCAAAAATGAAAATTGAAGTGGAAACAGGTTCTGAAGTGTTAACTGGATCTACAAGAATGAAGGCTGCAACTGCACATAAAATGGTATTGAACATGATTTCAACTGGTTCTATGGTGAAGTTAGGCAAAGTGTATGAAAACTTAATGGTGGATGTACAAATTACCAATGAAAAACTATATAAACGTGCTCTTAGTATTTTAAAGAATTGTCTTGATATCGAAGAGCAAGAAGCGAAAGAACTCTTAGAAGCTGCAAAAAAAGAGGTGAAAACAGCTATAATCATGAAAATAAAGCAAATGGGTTATGAACAAGCAAAAGCGGCTTTATTGAGACATGATAACCACATTCGAAATGTTTTAAGAAAGGAGTAA
- a CDS encoding spore germination protein, with amino-acid sequence MCGNLRVNTSILRRKIRSPELKLQYMGIGCNTKTKVVIAYI; translated from the coding sequence ATTTGTGGGAACCTACGGGTAAACACTTCCATACTTAGAAGAAAAATAAGAAGTCCTGAACTAAAATTGCAATACATGGGTATAGGTTGTAACACCAAAACAAAGGTTGTTATCGCATATATATAG
- a CDS encoding YidH family protein → MGALMDKINELPDESVKYAQQHLANERTYLAWLRTAVSIIGVGFLTTSLHFTIKISTNHFINNVAIFLGIFACIVGTIIVVISTTQYTRKREEIQKGIFNPAHNSIIFTTILFSILVLIIFIYLSILLFM, encoded by the coding sequence ATGGGAGCTTTAATGGATAAAATAAATGAGCTACCAGATGAAAGCGTAAAATATGCGCAACAGCATTTAGCAAATGAGAGAACATATTTAGCATGGTTACGTACAGCTGTCTCTATTATAGGAGTAGGCTTTTTGACAACTTCTTTACATTTTACTATTAAAATTAGTACAAATCATTTTATAAATAATGTAGCTATATTTCTAGGTATCTTTGCATGTATAGTGGGTACAATAATAGTAGTAATATCTACTACCCAATACACAAGGAAAAGAGAAGAAATACAAAAAGGTATTTTTAATCCTGCTCACAATTCTATTATTTTTACAACAATTCTTTTTTCTATCTTAGTCCTTATTATATTTATATATCTTTCAATCTTATTATTTATGTAA
- a CDS encoding helix-turn-helix domain-containing protein: protein MTKSLKMPINNPVEFISGGQFISEKPWIHTKRNINSFEIIIGANKTLYIEQDGIDYEVNPGDVLVILPHMEHKGFDTSDKELSFYWFHFYCPANYEIINQEIMKDEVNNVRVNAKDSQSDNYIYLPIFFTPSSIDRVNIMFRQLLHVYQSNYFTPYSGHYLTTSILIELTEQAISHLYLPTSSTEEDNNLHSLLEWTRIHALENISVTSIAKRFNYSREYLSRHFKKNTGMTLIEYIHFIRISKAKDYLARTNESIKEIAYQVGFQDEKYFMKLFKKYERMTPTEYRSSFFRIKMNNN, encoded by the coding sequence ATGACAAAAAGTCTAAAGATGCCCATCAATAATCCCGTTGAATTTATTTCTGGCGGACAGTTTATTTCTGAAAAGCCTTGGATTCATACTAAAAGAAATATAAATAGTTTTGAAATAATCATTGGAGCAAATAAAACACTTTACATAGAGCAAGATGGCATTGATTACGAGGTAAATCCCGGTGATGTGCTAGTCATATTACCTCATATGGAACATAAAGGTTTTGATACTAGTGATAAAGAACTTTCTTTTTACTGGTTTCACTTCTACTGCCCAGCTAATTATGAAATTATAAACCAAGAGATAATGAAGGATGAGGTAAATAATGTAAGAGTAAACGCAAAGGATAGCCAGTCCGATAATTATATTTATTTACCGATCTTTTTCACCCCAAGTAGCATCGATCGAGTTAATATCATGTTTCGACAACTATTACATGTTTATCAATCAAACTACTTTACTCCCTATAGTGGTCACTATTTAACAACCTCTATTCTTATTGAGTTAACCGAACAAGCTATCTCACATTTATATTTACCAACTTCAAGTACGGAAGAAGATAATAACCTACATTCATTATTAGAATGGACGCGAATTCACGCACTGGAAAACATTTCAGTCACATCCATTGCGAAAAGATTTAATTATAGTCGGGAATATTTATCCCGTCATTTCAAGAAAAATACAGGAATGACACTAATCGAGTATATACATTTTATAAGAATTTCTAAGGCAAAAGATTATCTGGCCCGCACTAATGAAAGTATTAAAGAAATTGCTTATCAGGTCGGCTTTCAAGATGAAAAGTACTTTATGAAGCTGTTTAAAAAATATGAAAGAATGACACCAACAGAGTATAGATCTTCCTTTTTCCGTATAAAAATGAACAATAATTAA
- a CDS encoding DUF58 domain-containing protein: protein MNIAWFIVVTIVFIGVQTYIYGKWGLSRIQYTRSFNEKAVFEGEKIEMIDEISNKKLLPIPWLRLESKISEHLQFQKRSESDNDINSGEFHRTLFSLMPYQKVRRRQYLTCTKRGFYRFQTVSLSTGDVFGIGEIFKSVPSTAEITVYPQLLAIDEIPLPAHSWLGDVIVRRWIIEDPFLTSGVRNYAFGDPLNSINWKATARTNRMQVNQKDFSADHHLMIYINFNQNEDVWRPITDVQVLEQALSYAATVAQYAIANGISTGFGCNAYFDEMNKESIRIEPENGKQQLTYLFETMAKVKMGTSTFFDYFLKEDIDRNLEGTDILLMTVIVTEKMQEMIKRLEAKGNSVEVLMMELDVIHQQAN from the coding sequence ATGAATATCGCGTGGTTTATTGTTGTCACCATTGTGTTTATTGGCGTACAAACCTACATATATGGTAAATGGGGCTTATCACGTATACAATATACTCGATCTTTTAATGAGAAGGCCGTTTTTGAAGGAGAAAAAATTGAAATGATTGATGAAATTTCTAATAAAAAGCTTCTTCCAATTCCATGGCTTCGCCTTGAATCAAAAATAAGCGAGCATTTACAATTTCAAAAACGATCTGAATCTGATAATGATATTAATAGCGGTGAATTTCATCGAACACTTTTTAGCCTAATGCCTTATCAGAAAGTAAGGAGAAGACAATATTTAACATGTACAAAAAGAGGCTTTTATCGTTTTCAAACAGTCTCGCTATCAACAGGTGATGTATTTGGGATTGGAGAAATATTTAAAAGTGTTCCATCTACTGCTGAAATTACTGTCTACCCACAGTTGTTGGCAATCGATGAGATTCCCTTGCCTGCACATAGTTGGTTAGGCGATGTCATTGTTCGACGTTGGATTATTGAAGATCCATTTTTGACATCTGGTGTTCGTAATTATGCATTTGGTGATCCATTGAATTCTATCAATTGGAAGGCAACTGCTCGAACAAATCGTATGCAAGTAAACCAAAAGGACTTTTCCGCTGATCATCACTTGATGATTTATATTAATTTTAACCAGAATGAAGATGTATGGAGGCCAATTACCGATGTACAGGTGTTGGAACAAGCACTCTCTTACGCCGCAACAGTCGCACAATATGCAATTGCAAATGGGATCAGTACTGGTTTTGGTTGCAATGCGTATTTTGATGAAATGAATAAAGAGTCGATCCGGATAGAACCGGAAAATGGGAAGCAACAGCTTACATATCTATTTGAAACGATGGCAAAAGTGAAAATGGGGACGAGTACGTTTTTTGACTATTTTTTAAAAGAAGATATTGATAGAAATTTGGAAGGAACCGATATTCTTTTAATGACGGTAATTGTAACGGAGAAGATGCAAGAAATGATTAAGCGTTTAGAGGCAAAGGGAAATTCAGTCGAGGTTCTTATGATGGAACTTGATGTTATACATCAACAGGCGAATTAG
- a CDS encoding MATE family efflux transporter gives MRDRQMIGAKKVEKAYHQLLRSVKWAFGITLGLILFVSFFREKILYIFTNDPDIITIGSAILLFCIFLEPGRVLNHVIINSLRAAGEFPIYMR, from the coding sequence TTGAGGGACCGTCAAATGATTGGTGCGAAAAAAGTAGAAAAAGCATACCACCAATTGTTGCGAAGTGTAAAGTGGGCATTTGGAATTACACTAGGACTAATTCTTTTTGTTTCATTCTTCCGAGAAAAGATTCTTTATATTTTTACGAATGATCCAGATATTATCACCATAGGATCAGCGATTCTTTTATTCTGTATTTTTCTTGAACCAGGCCGAGTCTTAAACCATGTGATTATTAATTCGTTACGTGCTGCTGGGGAATTCCCTATATATATGCGATAA